A region from the Desulfobacterales bacterium genome encodes:
- a CDS encoding SDR family oxidoreductase encodes MKILILGGNGMLGHQLFKYLSPNHNVRVTLRQPIEYYNKYKIFSIENAYAGIDIRSNDTVKGVLTDFRPDAVVNAIGIVKQREIAKKPIPSIEINALFPHKLAIICERLGIRLIHMSTDCVFSGTKGNYREEDLPDPNDLYGRTKLLGELQQENTLTLRSSIIGRELTEKKNLLEWFLSQKSKINGYKKAIFSGFTTLEMSRIIENLLLNFPAATGLYHVSSYPINKYDLLVLLRDKFNFKLEIDADDTYECNRSLDSTRFRREFSYVSPTWEAMIDELILNL; translated from the coding sequence ATGAAGATACTGATATTGGGAGGAAACGGTATGTTGGGGCATCAACTATTCAAATACCTTTCACCAAACCATAACGTTCGTGTGACACTTAGACAACCCATTGAATATTATAATAAATATAAAATTTTCAGCATAGAGAACGCTTATGCCGGAATCGACATTCGGTCGAACGATACAGTCAAGGGTGTACTTACCGATTTTCGCCCGGATGCCGTGGTAAATGCGATCGGCATCGTCAAGCAGAGAGAAATCGCAAAGAAGCCCATTCCCAGCATTGAAATCAATGCCCTTTTTCCGCATAAGTTGGCCATTATCTGCGAACGGCTCGGTATTCGTCTGATCCATATGAGCACGGATTGTGTCTTCTCGGGCACAAAGGGGAATTACCGTGAAGAAGATCTCCCCGACCCGAACGATCTATACGGCCGAACAAAGTTGTTGGGGGAACTGCAGCAGGAAAATACCCTGACATTGCGATCGTCGATCATCGGTCGGGAATTAACGGAAAAAAAGAATCTACTTGAGTGGTTTCTTTCGCAAAAAAGCAAGATAAACGGGTACAAAAAAGCTATTTTTTCCGGATTCACCACCCTTGAAATGAGCCGCATCATCGAAAATCTACTGCTAAACTTTCCCGCAGCAACCGGCTTATATCATGTTTCCAGTTATCCGATCAACAAATACGATCTGCTGGTTTTGCTGAGAGACAAATTTAATTTCAAGCTTGAAATTGATGCCGATGACACTTACGAATGTAATCGCAGCCTCGATTCGACCCGGTTCCGGCGGGAATTTTCCTATGTTTCGCCAACATGGGAGGCGATGATCGACGAACTGATCCTTAACCTATAG
- a CDS encoding polysaccharide biosynthesis protein encodes MLFEGKKILVTGGTGSMGRTFVHRALKGELGTPKKVIVFSRDETKQHQMRMDYLYLHAATDEVIYRNFMNVLEFRIGDVRNFADVCAAIKDVNIVVNAAAMKQVPACEYFPEQAVLTNCMGPANIVRAIHENDYPIETLVSISTDKACKPVNVMGMTKSIQERIFTSANILNPNTRFVCVRYGNVLASRGSVIPLFHDQIKKGGPVTVTVPEMTRFLQSLDQAVDTVFAALREARPGETYIPKAPSATVMNIAKALVGKRKIDIQVTGIRPGEKMHEILISEEEIHHTVQRRDYYAILPMLPELRDPEEQEPISMKKEYSSADNVIDIEETAILLKNNGLLPGD; translated from the coding sequence ATGTTATTTGAAGGTAAAAAAATTTTAGTAACCGGCGGTACCGGTTCAATGGGAAGAACATTTGTTCATCGTGCCCTGAAGGGGGAACTGGGGACTCCGAAAAAAGTGATTGTCTTTTCGAGAGACGAGACCAAGCAGCACCAGATGAGAATGGATTATCTGTATCTCCATGCAGCCACGGATGAGGTTATCTACCGCAATTTTATGAATGTGCTGGAATTTCGCATCGGTGATGTCCGGAATTTTGCCGATGTATGTGCTGCGATCAAGGATGTTAATATTGTCGTCAATGCCGCCGCCATGAAACAGGTACCGGCCTGTGAATATTTTCCGGAACAGGCGGTTTTAACAAATTGTATGGGGCCCGCCAATATTGTACGGGCGATCCATGAAAACGATTATCCCATAGAAACCCTAGTTTCCATCAGTACCGACAAGGCATGTAAACCGGTGAATGTCATGGGGATGACCAAATCGATCCAAGAACGGATTTTTACGTCGGCAAATATCCTGAATCCGAATACGCGCTTTGTTTGTGTGCGGTACGGCAACGTGCTGGCATCACGGGGATCGGTGATTCCTCTATTTCACGACCAGATCAAAAAGGGCGGACCGGTAACGGTGACCGTTCCTGAAATGACCCGTTTTCTCCAAAGTCTGGACCAAGCGGTGGATACCGTATTTGCAGCCCTGCGAGAGGCACGCCCGGGGGAAACTTATATACCGAAAGCCCCCTCGGCCACCGTCATGAACATCGCTAAAGCCCTGGTTGGAAAACGCAAGATCGACATTCAGGTAACCGGAATCCGTCCCGGTGAAAAAATGCACGAAATTCTGATTTCGGAAGAGGAAATCCATCACACTGTCCAGCGCAGGGACTACTATGCTATTTTACCCATGCTGCCGGAATTGCGGGACCCAGAAGAGCAGGAACCCATTTCGATGAAAAAAGAATATAGCTCGGCTGACAACGTTATCGATATTGAAGAAACTGCCATTTTATTGAAAAACAACGGTTTGCTTCCAGGCGACTGA
- the wecB gene encoding UDP-N-acetylglucosamine 2-epimerase (non-hydrolyzing): MPIKVMTMVGTRPEVIKLSKVIHALDRHTEHILVHTGQNYDFELNEIFFKQLDIRKPDYFLDAAGKTAAQTIGNVIAKSEEVIVKVQPDAFLLLGDTNSCLSVIAAKRYKIPIFHMEAGNRCFDQRVPEEINRKIVDHVSDINLVYTEHARRYLLAEGIRPETIIKTGSPMKEVLDYYLPQIEDSKILETLQLKTRNYFIVSAHREENIDNGKNFLDLIHSLNAIENTYQIPIIVSTHPRTQKRIEKLGSSEIDNHIQFLKPLGFFEYVKLQINAKCVISDSGTITEESSILNFPAVTIRQAHERPEGMDEGTLIMCGLKAAQVIDAINIVTAQHDKNKRRFKLVSDYNVDNVSLKVLRIIMSYTDYINRTVWHK; encoded by the coding sequence ATGCCCATCAAAGTCATGACCATGGTCGGAACGCGGCCCGAAGTGATCAAACTTAGCAAGGTGATCCATGCGCTTGACCGGCATACGGAACACATCTTGGTTCATACCGGCCAAAATTATGACTTTGAACTTAATGAGATATTTTTCAAACAGCTGGACATCAGAAAACCCGACTATTTCCTTGATGCGGCCGGCAAAACAGCTGCACAGACCATTGGCAATGTAATCGCAAAATCTGAAGAGGTGATAGTTAAAGTGCAGCCGGATGCGTTTTTATTATTAGGTGATACCAACAGCTGTCTTTCCGTGATAGCCGCCAAGCGATATAAAATTCCAATTTTTCATATGGAAGCAGGCAACAGGTGTTTCGACCAAAGGGTTCCGGAAGAAATCAATCGCAAAATCGTCGATCATGTAAGTGACATCAATCTGGTCTATACCGAACATGCCAGACGTTATCTGCTGGCCGAAGGTATTCGACCGGAAACAATTATTAAAACCGGTTCGCCCATGAAAGAAGTGCTGGACTACTATCTGCCCCAGATCGAAGATTCAAAGATCCTTGAAACATTACAACTGAAAACCCGAAATTATTTTATTGTAAGCGCTCATCGTGAAGAAAATATCGATAACGGAAAAAATTTTCTCGACCTGATTCATTCTTTAAATGCGATCGAAAACACTTATCAAATACCGATTATCGTATCGACGCATCCCCGAACGCAAAAAAGAATAGAAAAGCTGGGGAGTTCCGAAATAGATAATCATATTCAATTTTTAAAGCCATTGGGTTTCTTTGAATATGTTAAACTTCAGATCAACGCTAAATGTGTGATTTCCGACAGCGGCACCATTACCGAAGAATCATCGATATTGAACTTTCCCGCCGTAACTATTCGTCAGGCCCACGAGCGTCCCGAGGGCATGGATGAAGGCACGCTCATCATGTGCGGCCTCAAGGCTGCGCAGGTCATTGACGCCATCAATATCGTCACGGCGCAGCACGACAAAAATAAACGTCGATTCAAATTGGTGTCCGATTACAATGTCGACAATGTTTCTCTAAAAGTGCTGCGAATCATCATGAGTTATACGGATTATATCAACCGGACAGTATGGCATAAATAG
- a CDS encoding class I SAM-dependent methyltransferase, with product MRLSLFKAGVQKHFDAIAPSRRTWKQKNRYYHASQEKYLRFLIPPGKKVLDLGCGTGELLNAVEPAYGVGIDISSAMIQQAADAFPHLHFIHADGENARAWDIAERFDFIIISDTLGLLEDIQATLQGLHPFCDASTRVIIGYYNFMWEPVLKLAEMLGRKTPQPEQN from the coding sequence ATGCGCTTGTCGTTATTCAAAGCGGGCGTCCAGAAACATTTCGATGCCATTGCACCATCCCGAAGGACCTGGAAACAAAAAAACCGCTATTACCACGCGTCGCAGGAAAAATACCTGCGTTTTCTCATCCCGCCCGGGAAAAAGGTACTCGATTTGGGCTGCGGTACGGGTGAACTCCTGAATGCCGTGGAACCCGCCTACGGAGTCGGCATCGACATCAGCTCCGCAATGATTCAACAGGCCGCCGATGCTTTTCCGCATCTGCATTTCATTCATGCCGATGGAGAAAACGCCCGGGCCTGGGATATCGCTGAACGGTTTGACTTTATCATCATCTCCGACACCCTGGGGCTGCTCGAAGACATCCAGGCCACCCTGCAGGGATTGCATCCCTTTTGCGACGCATCCACCCGCGTTATCATCGGTTATTACAATTTCATGTGGGAACCCGTCCTCAAACTGGCCGAAATGCTGGGCCGGAAAACGCCCCAGCCGGAACAGAACTGA
- a CDS encoding glycosyltransferase family 2 protein, with translation MLPIKIPVLSGISDYLETFPFINKLCLCNYLVARPTGRITVEDVLSVSVIIPCRNERGNIEAAVNRIPHMGKHTEIIFVDGHSEDGTPEEIRRVIAAHPDKDIKFFVQDKTGKGDAVRKGFTKASGDILMILDADLTVAPEDLPKFYDAVASQKGELINGCRLVYPLEQQAMRLLNMLGNKFFSMAFTWLLNQRIKDTLCGTKVLSRENYFHIMENRSFFGEFDPFGDFDLLFGASKMNLKILEVPIRYHARAYGETQISRFRHGWLLLKMTFFAFKKFKVI, from the coding sequence ATGCTTCCCATAAAAATTCCCGTCCTGTCCGGCATAAGCGACTACCTTGAGACCTTTCCCTTTATCAACAAGCTGTGTTTGTGCAACTATCTGGTGGCAAGACCCACCGGAAGAATAACGGTTGAAGACGTCCTGTCGGTCAGCGTGATAATTCCCTGCCGGAACGAGCGGGGCAATATCGAAGCGGCCGTCAATCGAATCCCCCATATGGGAAAGCACACCGAAATCATATTCGTGGACGGCCATTCCGAAGACGGCACTCCCGAAGAAATCAGACGTGTCATTGCCGCCCATCCGGATAAAGACATCAAGTTTTTCGTCCAAGATAAAACCGGCAAGGGCGATGCCGTCCGTAAAGGCTTCACAAAGGCGAGCGGCGACATTCTAATGATCCTCGATGCCGACCTGACGGTGGCGCCGGAAGATCTGCCCAAATTCTACGATGCGGTTGCTTCCCAAAAGGGTGAGCTGATCAATGGCTGTCGGCTGGTATATCCCCTTGAACAACAGGCCATGCGCCTGCTGAATATGCTGGGGAACAAGTTTTTCAGTATGGCATTTACCTGGCTGCTAAATCAACGCATCAAAGACACCCTCTGCGGCACCAAGGTGCTGTCCCGTGAAAATTACTTTCATATTATGGAAAACCGTTCTTTTTTCGGCGAATTCGATCCATTCGGCGATTTCGACCTCCTGTTCGGCGCATCGAAAATGAACCTGAAAATTCTTGAAGTTCCCATCCGATATCATGCTCGTGCCTATGGGGAAACGCAAATCAGTCGATTTCGCCATGGCTGGCTCTTATTAAAAATGACCTTTTTTGCCTTTAAAAAATTTAAGGTAATATAA
- a CDS encoding type II toxin-antitoxin system prevent-host-death family antitoxin, which yields MEKIGISTLRENLSIFLKKVQKGQIITITSRGHEMARLVPVEDKMEKSREFLRKLGKNATIGDILSPIDEEWKAMK from the coding sequence ATGGAAAAAATAGGTATCAGTACGCTGAGAGAAAATCTGTCAATATTTCTGAAAAAAGTTCAGAAAGGGCAGATTATTACAATTACTTCACGCGGTCATGAAATGGCGAGACTTGTCCCTGTGGAAGATAAAATGGAGAAGTCAAGAGAATTTTTGCGGAAGCTGGGCAAGAATGCCACTATTGGTGATATCCTATCCCCAATTGATGAAGAGTGGAAGGCTATGAAATGA